One stretch of Podospora pseudoanserina strain CBS 124.78 chromosome 4, whole genome shotgun sequence DNA includes these proteins:
- the CBS2 gene encoding Cytochrome B translational activator protein cbs2 (COG:H; EggNog:ENOG503NVHZ) yields the protein MTTIPALRSAAGGSPSAAMMRRMIATTTTTATMTRRAGQLGGWRSRQQQQQQKRFVSSLGNDTQQKLLAAHLQQADPIMYDIVEKEKVRQKQFINLIPSENFTSQAVLDALGSPMQNKYSEGYPGARYYGGNEFIDASERLCQQRALETFGLDAKEWGVNVQALSGAPANLYVYSAIMETHDRLMGLDLPHGGHLSHGYQTPTKKISFISKYFETVPYRLDESTGLIDYDKLEELATIYRPKVIVAGASAYSRQIDYARMRDIADKVKAYLVADMAHISGLVAAKVMPGPFGYADIVTTTSHKSLRGPRGALIFFRRGVRKVNPKTGAEELYNLENPINQSVFPGHQGGPHNHTIAALAVALKQAQTPEFRAYQSQVLSNAKAFAKRLGEPKEKGGLGYKIVSGGTDNHLVLVDLKPHGVDGARVERILELVGVASNKNTVPGDKSALTPGGLRMGTPAMTTRGFQEEDFARVADIVDRSVTIAVRVDKAARKAAEEKGEGKTAGRVKTFMEFLGDGETDTEIVQLRSEVADWVGTYPVPWEGK from the exons ATGACGACAATCCCGGCGTTGCGGAGCGCCGCCGGCGGTTCCCCCTCGGCTgcgatgatgagaaggatgatagccaccaccaccacgacggccacgatgacgaggagggcgggaCAGCTTGGGGGATGGAGGtcaagacagcagcagcagcagcagaaaagATTTGTTTCGTCGTTAGGGAATGATACGCAGCAGAAG TTGCTTGCGGCGCATTTGCAACAGGCGGATCCGATTATGTATGATATTGTCGAGAAG GAGAAAGTCAGGCAAAAGCAGTTCATCAACTTGATCCCTTCCGAGAACTTTACCTCGCAGGCTGTGCTGGATGCGCTGGGGAGTCCTATGCAGA ACAAGTACTCTGAGGGATACCCGGGTGCGAGATACTACGGCGGTAACGAGTTCATCGATGCCTCCGAGAGATTATGCCAGCAGCGCGCACTCGAGACGTTTGGACTGGATGCCAAGGAGTGGGGGGTGAATGTTCAAG CTCTCTCTGGTGCGCCAGCGAACCTGTATGTCTACTCAGCCATCATGGAAACTCATGATCGGTTGATGGGTCTCGATCTACCCCACGGCGGCCATCTTTCCCACGGGTACCAGACCCCCACCAAGAAGATCTCGTTCATCTCCAAGTACTTCGAGACGGTTCCTTACCGACTTGACGAGTCCACCGGCTTGATCGACTACGATAAGCTCGAGGAGCTGGCAACCATCTACCGCCCCAAGGTTATCGTCGCTGGCGCCTCGGCTTACAGCAGGCAAATCGATTATGCTCGTATGCGGGACATCGCCGACAAGGTGAAGGCCTACCTTGTGGCTGACATGGCGCATATCTCCGGTCTTGTCGCCGCCAAGGTCATGCCTGGGCCGTTTGGCTACGCAGACATTGTCACGACGACTTCTCACAAATCCCTCCGTGGCCCCCGTGGCGCGCTGATTTTCTTCCGCCGCGGTGTGAGGAAGGTCAACCCAAAGACCGGAGCTGAAGAGCTGTACAACCTCGAGAACCCCATCAACCAATCCGTGTTCCCCGGCCACCAGGGCGGTCCGCACAACCACACCATTGCCGCCTTGGCCGTGGCGCTCAAGCAGGCACAAACACCAGAGTTCAGGGCGTATCAATCGCAGGTCTTGTCCAATGCCAAAGCCTTCGCCAAGAGGCTGGGTGAACCAAAGGAAAAGGGCGGGCTGGGCTACAAGATTGTCTCGGGCGGTACTGATAAccatcttgttcttgtcgATCTGAAGCCGCACGGTGTGGACGGGGCGAGAGTGGAACGGATCCTGGAGTTGGTCGGGGTAGCTTCCAACAAGAACACTGTTCCGGGCGACAAGAGCGCGTTGACGCCTGGTGGGTTGAGAATGGGAACTCCGGCCATGACGACGAGAGGAttccaggaggaggactttGCGCGGGTAGCGGATATTGTCGATAGGTCGGTGACGATTGCGGTCAGGGTGgacaaggcggcgaggaaggcggctgaggaaaagggggaggggaagacggcggggagggtgaagacCTTTAtggagtttttgggggatggggagacaGACACGGAGATTGTGCAGTTGAGGAGTGAGGTGGCGGATTGGGTGGGGACGTATCCTGTTCCTTGGGAGGGGAAGTaa